Proteins encoded together in one Citromicrobium bathyomarinum window:
- a CDS encoding tetratricopeptide repeat protein — MPTALSLVLVAGGAPALAQSGDTVSRAVVQPLPPAASDDLNAALLRLAADRRDVDALISAGLASLSLDDIDAAIGFFGRAKELSPENPRIAEGMGAAYVRSGRPVEALSLFEQADQAGIGTGTLWADRGLAYDLVGQNDAAQTAYQRALQGKNDPAVRQRLALSYAIAGNREAFEEELRPLLEERDYNAYRTRAFGLAVLGQADEALEIARAVMPRDLAGRMEPYLRFMPRLTKSQQAAAANLGLYPSATRIGRDDPRIASAAGAATPGAAVPTPNDAGQGASVASSTPTVRDLRDPLSRTFMRPSRTRVAIQIPPPPARQPEPEVQPTPEPQVASQQAGELAPAVQQQAPGAAVRVAETAAPSGQAAPGLIGPEMGQPESRQAAPVFAAAQTRQPTSPPATGPVDLADAFADFAEPTGVDVVGGDVVDISAITPKREKKEPPPPPPAPRRIWLQLGIGQDLALLRSDWRLKYRKIDALKGAEPFTIAWGQTNRLLAGPFDSQADARKALNALSGDNIDSFIWTSPEGAAVEPLG, encoded by the coding sequence ATGCCGACGGCGCTTTCTCTCGTGCTGGTGGCCGGCGGTGCGCCGGCGCTGGCGCAATCTGGCGATACGGTGTCGCGCGCGGTGGTCCAGCCGCTGCCGCCTGCCGCGTCCGACGATCTCAACGCCGCGCTGCTGCGGCTTGCGGCGGATCGGCGCGATGTCGATGCGCTGATCTCCGCCGGGCTCGCCTCGCTCTCGCTAGACGATATCGATGCGGCGATTGGCTTCTTCGGACGCGCCAAGGAATTGTCGCCCGAGAATCCCCGGATCGCCGAGGGGATGGGTGCTGCCTACGTGCGATCAGGCCGCCCGGTCGAAGCGCTGAGCCTGTTCGAGCAGGCCGATCAGGCGGGGATCGGCACCGGCACGCTATGGGCGGACCGGGGGCTCGCCTATGATCTGGTTGGCCAGAACGACGCCGCGCAGACCGCTTATCAGCGGGCGCTGCAAGGCAAGAACGACCCTGCGGTGCGGCAGCGTCTGGCGCTCAGCTACGCGATCGCGGGCAACCGCGAGGCGTTCGAGGAAGAGCTGCGACCCTTGCTGGAAGAGCGCGACTACAACGCGTACCGTACCCGTGCATTTGGCCTCGCCGTGCTCGGTCAGGCGGACGAGGCGCTGGAGATCGCCCGTGCCGTTATGCCACGCGATCTGGCGGGGCGGATGGAGCCCTACCTGCGGTTCATGCCGCGCCTGACGAAGTCGCAGCAGGCAGCGGCCGCCAATCTGGGCCTTTATCCGTCGGCCACCCGGATCGGGCGCGACGATCCGCGCATTGCGAGCGCGGCGGGTGCGGCCACGCCCGGCGCAGCCGTTCCCACGCCGAACGATGCCGGGCAGGGCGCAAGCGTAGCCAGCAGCACGCCGACCGTGCGCGACCTGCGCGATCCGCTCTCGCGCACCTTCATGCGTCCTTCGCGTACGCGCGTGGCAATCCAGATCCCGCCGCCGCCTGCTCGCCAGCCCGAACCAGAGGTACAGCCCACGCCGGAACCGCAGGTCGCTTCGCAACAGGCGGGCGAACTGGCTCCCGCAGTGCAGCAACAGGCACCGGGCGCCGCAGTTCGCGTGGCCGAAACCGCCGCTCCGTCGGGGCAGGCTGCCCCTGGCCTGATCGGCCCCGAAATGGGCCAGCCCGAATCGCGGCAGGCAGCGCCTGTCTTCGCCGCAGCCCAGACCCGCCAGCCCACCAGCCCCCCGGCGACGGGGCCGGTCGATCTGGCAGACGCTTTTGCCGACTTCGCGGAGCCGACCGGCGTCGATGTGGTCGGCGGCGATGTGGTCGATATCAGCGCGATCACGCCCAAGCGGGAGAAGAAGGAGCCGCCGCCACCGCCGCCCGCGCCGCGCCGGATCTGGCTCCAGCTGGGAATCGGCCAGGATCTCGCCCTGCTGCGCAGCGACTGGCGGCTCAAATATCGCAAGATCGATGCGCTTAAGGGGGCGGAACCCTTCACCATCGCGTGGGGTCAGACCAATCGGCTGCTGGCCGGGCCGTTCGATAGCCAGGCCGATGCGCGCAAGGCGCTCAACGCGCTGTCCGGCGACAATATCGATTCCTTCATCTGGACCAGCCCGGAAGGCGCTGCGGTCGAGCCGTTGGGCTGA
- a CDS encoding YbjN domain-containing protein codes for METALNDNIGSEYGAPMDVLAALFDARGWALDTHADEELGGEIQGAWVKYQLRAVLRPQDGVLQLICLPDIRVSKEQLMPAYELLSLVNEQVWLGHFDIWSQGRVLVYRHGALLADDGMLSISQAQALIENAVDECDRFYPAFQFVLWGNKSPEDALEAAMIDAAGEA; via the coding sequence ATGGAAACCGCTTTGAACGACAATATCGGCAGCGAATACGGCGCGCCGATGGATGTGCTCGCCGCGCTGTTCGACGCGCGCGGCTGGGCGCTGGACACCCATGCCGACGAAGAGCTGGGCGGCGAAATCCAGGGGGCCTGGGTCAAGTACCAGCTGCGCGCGGTGCTCCGCCCGCAGGACGGCGTGCTGCAGCTGATCTGCCTGCCCGATATCCGGGTCAGCAAGGAACAGCTGATGCCCGCCTACGAACTGCTCAGTCTGGTCAACGAGCAGGTCTGGCTCGGGCATTTCGATATCTGGAGCCAGGGCCGCGTGCTGGTCTATCGCCACGGCGCGCTGCTGGCGGATGACGGCATGCTGTCGATCAGTCAGGCGCAGGCGCTGATCGAAAACGCGGTCGATGAATGCGACCGCTTCTATCCGGCGTTCCAGTTCGTGCTGTGGGGCAACAAATCACCCGAGGACGCGCTTGAAGCGGCGATGATCGACGCGGCGGGCGAAGCGTGA
- a CDS encoding Bax inhibitor-1/YccA family protein: MANWDDRTRQGFGSVPRAGGDVASRTTFDAGLRKYMLSIYNYMCSGVLLTGIVALLTYQSGLAVTFASGPLMWIVALSPLAIVFAMSFGAQKFSQGTLQLMFWGFATLMGLSLSTVFFEYTQGSIAATFFATAGAFAGLSLFGYTTKKDLSGWGSFLIMGVIGILIAMVINIFLQSAALELAVSILGVLIFAGLTAYDTQRLKSDYQRLRGTSWEGKSIILGALSLYLDFINMFLFLLRFMGAARD; the protein is encoded by the coding sequence ATGGCTAACTGGGACGACCGCACACGGCAGGGTTTCGGCTCTGTGCCGCGCGCCGGGGGCGATGTCGCCTCGCGCACGACCTTCGATGCAGGGCTGCGCAAGTACATGCTCTCGATCTACAACTACATGTGCTCGGGCGTGCTGCTGACCGGCATCGTCGCGCTGCTTACCTATCAGTCGGGCCTCGCGGTGACTTTCGCGAGCGGGCCGCTGATGTGGATCGTCGCGCTGTCGCCGCTGGCAATCGTGTTCGCGATGAGCTTTGGCGCGCAGAAATTCAGCCAAGGCACCCTGCAGCTAATGTTCTGGGGCTTTGCGACCCTGATGGGCCTTTCGCTTTCTACGGTGTTCTTCGAGTATACGCAGGGCTCGATCGCTGCGACCTTCTTCGCGACGGCCGGCGCCTTCGCCGGGCTCAGCCTGTTCGGCTACACGACCAAGAAGGACCTGTCCGGTTGGGGCAGCTTCCTGATCATGGGTGTGATCGGCATCCTGATCGCGATGGTGATCAACATCTTCCTGCAGTCGGCTGCGCTTGAACTGGCCGTCAGCATCCTCGGCGTGCTGATCTTCGCAGGGCTCACCGCGTACGACACGCAGCGGCTCAAGAGCGACTACCAGCGCCTGCGTGGCACCAGCTGGGAAGGCAAGTCGATCATCCTGGGGGCGCTGAGCCTCTACCTCGACTTCATCAACATGTTCCTGTTCCTGCTGCGCTTCATGGGTGCGGCGCGCGATTAA
- the obgE gene encoding GTPase ObgE yields the protein MHFLDQAKVYLKSGAGGPGAVSFRREKYIQYGGPDGGNGGKGGDVVFVAVAGLNTLIDFRYAQHFKASRGGHGMGRDRTGAGADDLVVEVPVGTQVLSEDKEEILADFTEVGQRITLLHGGMGGRGNASYKTSTNRAPRQHQPGEPGEEMWVWLRLKLLADVGLVGLPNAGKSTFINQVTNTRAKVGDYAFTTLVPKLGVVRHKGRDFVLADIPGLIEGAAEGAGIGDRFLGHIERCRVLIHLIDIAGDDPAEAMRTVEAELEAYGAGLEDKPRIVALNKLDLADGELAEAFGDELKAAGADAVYPVSGATGAGVEALLDAVLGYLPDRTALERESEGGVSHPAEESGFDGEEPGEGEETWSPI from the coding sequence ATGCATTTTCTCGATCAAGCCAAAGTCTATCTGAAGTCCGGCGCGGGCGGCCCCGGGGCCGTCAGCTTTCGGCGTGAGAAGTATATCCAGTATGGCGGCCCCGACGGCGGTAACGGCGGCAAGGGCGGCGATGTGGTGTTCGTGGCGGTCGCCGGGCTGAACACGCTGATCGATTTTCGTTACGCACAGCATTTCAAAGCCAGCCGTGGCGGACACGGCATGGGCCGCGACCGCACAGGCGCGGGTGCGGACGATCTCGTGGTCGAGGTTCCCGTGGGCACGCAGGTCCTGTCCGAGGACAAGGAAGAGATTCTTGCCGACTTCACCGAGGTCGGCCAGCGTATCACCCTGCTTCATGGCGGGATGGGCGGGCGCGGCAACGCCAGCTACAAGACCAGCACCAACCGCGCGCCGCGCCAGCACCAGCCTGGCGAGCCCGGCGAGGAGATGTGGGTGTGGCTGCGGCTCAAGCTGCTTGCCGATGTGGGGCTGGTCGGGCTGCCCAACGCGGGCAAATCGACCTTCATCAACCAGGTCACCAATACCCGCGCCAAGGTCGGCGACTATGCCTTCACCACGCTGGTGCCCAAGCTGGGCGTGGTGCGCCACAAGGGTCGTGACTTCGTGCTCGCGGATATTCCCGGCCTGATCGAAGGCGCGGCGGAAGGCGCGGGCATCGGCGACCGGTTCTTGGGCCATATCGAACGCTGCCGGGTGCTGATCCACCTGATCGACATTGCGGGTGACGACCCGGCCGAAGCGATGCGCACGGTCGAGGCCGAGCTTGAAGCCTATGGTGCCGGGCTCGAGGACAAGCCGCGCATCGTCGCGCTCAACAAGCTGGACCTTGCCGATGGCGAACTGGCCGAGGCGTTCGGCGACGAGCTGAAGGCGGCGGGTGCCGATGCGGTCTATCCCGTTTCGGGCGCGACCGGTGCGGGCGTTGAGGCGCTGCTCGATGCGGTGCTCGGCTATCTGCCCGATCGCACCGCTCTCGAGCGCGAAAGCGAGGGCGGGGTGAGCCATCCGGCCGAAGAGTCCGGGTTCGACGGGGAAGAGCCCGGCGAGGGGGAAGAGACATGGTCGCCGATCTGA
- a CDS encoding NAD(P)-dependent oxidoreductase, with translation MTLALTGGTGFVGQAVLDLLEDSGERVRVLARKVPENRRGFRWVDGSLNEPFKLAHLVADAECVIHIAGLTRATNPDHFEIVNVTGTLNVVEAAVRAGAKRLVFVSSLAAREPELSAYGASKRRAETIVAASGLDWTIVRPPGVYGPRDTDYLEMFRAATKGVLPVPAGGRSSMIHVQDLARLLLALREGGEGITHEIFEPDDGRDGGWTHADMARAIGDAVGKTVFPIPLPAFALHAAAMIDERVRGRNARLTRDRAGYLAHKDWTVRRDRAVPPAVWRPEILTQNGLRDTAQWYREAGML, from the coding sequence ATGACTCTGGCGCTGACCGGCGGCACCGGTTTCGTTGGGCAGGCGGTACTTGACCTGCTCGAGGATTCCGGGGAGCGGGTGCGCGTGCTCGCGCGCAAGGTGCCGGAAAACCGGCGCGGATTCCGCTGGGTCGACGGCAGCCTCAACGAACCTTTCAAGCTCGCGCATTTGGTCGCCGATGCCGAATGCGTGATCCATATTGCCGGGCTGACCCGCGCGACCAACCCCGACCATTTCGAGATCGTCAACGTTACCGGCACGCTCAACGTGGTCGAGGCGGCGGTGCGTGCGGGGGCGAAGCGGCTGGTGTTCGTCTCCTCGCTCGCCGCGCGCGAGCCTGAGCTGTCGGCCTATGGCGCGTCGAAACGCCGTGCGGAGACGATCGTTGCCGCCAGCGGGCTCGACTGGACGATCGTGCGCCCGCCGGGCGTCTATGGCCCGCGCGACACTGATTATCTGGAGATGTTCCGCGCCGCGACCAAGGGCGTGCTGCCGGTGCCTGCCGGGGGCCGCAGCTCGATGATCCATGTGCAAGACCTCGCGCGCCTGCTGCTCGCGCTGCGCGAAGGTGGGGAGGGGATTACGCACGAGATCTTCGAGCCTGACGATGGGCGCGATGGTGGCTGGACCCATGCGGATATGGCGCGCGCGATCGGCGATGCGGTGGGCAAGACGGTGTTCCCGATCCCGCTGCCCGCCTTCGCGCTCCACGCCGCGGCGATGATCGACGAGCGGGTGCGCGGCCGCAATGCGCGGCTGACCCGCGACCGCGCGGGCTACCTCGCGCACAAGGACTGGACGGTCCGCCGCGATCGCGCCGTGCCGCCTGCTGTCTGGCGACCCGAGATCCTCACCCAGAACGGCCTGCGCGACACCGCGCAATGGTATCGCGAAGCGGGGATGCTCTAG
- a CDS encoding phosphoadenylyl-sulfate reductase has protein sequence MNAPQRLARDVDRIDSSARFTQEQADLLNTRFADADTSSLLDAVLTGGLAGRVAIVSSFGAESAVLLHQVAQVDQATPVLFLDTLKHFPETLAYRDTLIGELGLTDLRILTPDEAELAERDETGLRWSYDPDGCCDLRKVRPLARALAGFDATLTGRKAFQAATRADLPRFEIDHSDAAGRLKINPLIDWDAARIAAYFEEHDLPRHPLVARGFPSIGCEPCTHKVAPGEDPRSGRWKGWDKVECGIHKPGEEPFL, from the coding sequence GTGAACGCGCCGCAACGCCTCGCGCGCGATGTCGACCGGATCGATTCTTCCGCCCGTTTCACGCAGGAGCAGGCGGACCTGCTCAACACGCGATTCGCCGATGCGGACACATCGTCGCTCCTCGATGCCGTGCTCACCGGCGGGCTGGCGGGGCGGGTCGCGATCGTCTCCAGCTTCGGCGCGGAAAGCGCGGTGCTGCTGCATCAGGTGGCGCAGGTGGACCAGGCGACCCCGGTGCTGTTTCTCGACACGCTGAAGCACTTCCCCGAGACGCTGGCCTATCGCGACACGTTGATCGGCGAACTCGGCCTGACCGATTTGCGCATCCTGACGCCGGACGAGGCGGAGCTGGCCGAACGTGACGAAACCGGCCTGCGCTGGTCCTACGACCCCGACGGCTGCTGCGATCTGCGCAAGGTCCGCCCGCTGGCTCGCGCGCTGGCCGGGTTCGACGCAACGCTGACCGGCCGCAAGGCGTTTCAGGCGGCGACCCGTGCGGACCTGCCCCGGTTCGAGATCGACCATTCCGATGCCGCCGGTCGGCTCAAGATCAATCCGCTGATCGATTGGGACGCCGCGCGGATCGCGGCCTATTTCGAAGAACACGACCTGCCCCGCCACCCGCTGGTCGCGCGTGGCTTCCCCTCGATCGGGTGCGAGCCGTGCACCCACAAGGTCGCGCCGGGCGAAGACCCGCGCTCGGGCCGGTGGAAAGGGTGGGACAAGGTCGAATGCGGCATCCACAAGCCGGGCGAGGAACCGTTCCTGTAG
- a CDS encoding DUF934 domain-containing protein has translation MPEAATIRLRDDTPCMEPAVTLEAFAEQTNAVAVRIEPGGDARELLAHLDRLARVDIAFPAFTDGRGYSAARILREAGFAGELRAVGDVLVDQLAYMRRCGFDAFAPDAPIDMADAEAAFARFPEVYQSAADPRTPIWALRHGGGDAR, from the coding sequence ATGCCTGAGGCAGCCACCATCCGCCTGCGCGACGATACGCCCTGCATGGAGCCTGCGGTGACGCTGGAGGCCTTTGCCGAGCAGACCAACGCGGTCGCGGTGCGGATCGAACCGGGCGGCGACGCGCGCGAGCTACTCGCCCATCTCGACCGGCTGGCCCGCGTCGACATCGCCTTCCCCGCCTTCACCGACGGGCGCGGCTATTCCGCCGCGCGCATTCTGCGCGAAGCGGGCTTTGCGGGCGAGCTGCGCGCGGTGGGCGACGTGCTGGTCGACCAGCTGGCCTATATGCGCCGCTGCGGGTTCGATGCCTTCGCGCCCGACGCGCCCATCGATATGGCCGATGCCGAGGCCGCCTTCGCGCGTTTCCCCGAAGTGTATCAGAGCGCGGCAGACCCGCGCACCCCGATCTGGGCGCTGCGGCATGGTGGCGGGGACGCGCGGTGA
- a CDS encoding nitrite/sulfite reductase, protein MYAYDQYDQAMVDARVAEFRDQCERRLAGKLSEDQFKPLRLMNGLYLQLHAYMLRVAIPYGTLNGGQMRMLATIAEKYDRGYGHFTTRQNIQYNWIKLEDAADILADLASVEMHAIQTSGNCIRNISSDHFAGAAADEVADPRPYAELLRQWSSFHPEFSYLPRKFKICVIASEQDRAAMRLHDIGIRIVERDGELGAQFYVGGGMGRTPMIAPLIRDFVPLDQLVTYSEACLRVYNRYGRRDNKYKARIKILVHELGAEEYTRQVEEEFAHLLEQGVEPPLAELERIKKYFRDPDMPDAGQDVDRSDPDFAVWLDHNTHAHKMPGYVSAIVSLKPVGGIPGDATDAQMRVLADLAQKYSFDELRVMHTQNVVLPHVSKADLYALWQALNEAGMGTPNADLLGDIIACPGLDYCSLANARSIPIAQRISERFAANGKEAALGELKLKISGCINACGHHHAGHIGILGVDRKGTENYQLLLGGSEAEDTSLAKITGPGFDEHGIVDAVETAADVYLREREDGERFLDTYRRIGMAPFKEALYA, encoded by the coding sequence ATGTACGCCTACGACCAATACGACCAGGCCATGGTCGATGCCCGCGTGGCCGAGTTTCGCGACCAGTGCGAACGCCGGCTGGCAGGCAAGCTGAGCGAAGACCAGTTCAAGCCGCTGCGGCTGATGAACGGCCTGTATCTGCAATTGCACGCCTACATGCTGCGCGTGGCAATCCCCTATGGCACGCTCAACGGCGGTCAGATGCGGATGCTGGCGACGATCGCCGAGAAGTACGATCGCGGCTACGGCCATTTCACCACCCGCCAGAACATCCAGTACAACTGGATCAAGCTGGAGGACGCGGCCGACATCCTCGCCGATCTGGCGAGCGTGGAGATGCACGCGATCCAGACCAGCGGGAACTGCATCCGCAACATCAGCTCCGACCATTTTGCGGGCGCTGCGGCGGACGAGGTGGCGGACCCCCGCCCCTATGCCGAGCTGCTGCGCCAGTGGTCGAGCTTCCACCCGGAATTTTCCTACCTCCCCCGGAAGTTCAAGATCTGTGTGATCGCGAGCGAACAGGATCGCGCAGCGATGCGGCTGCACGATATCGGCATCCGGATCGTGGAGCGTGACGGAGAGCTGGGCGCGCAGTTCTATGTCGGCGGCGGGATGGGCCGCACTCCGATGATCGCGCCGCTGATCCGTGATTTCGTACCGCTCGACCAGCTGGTCACCTATTCGGAGGCGTGCCTGCGCGTCTACAACCGCTACGGACGGCGCGACAACAAATACAAGGCGCGGATCAAGATTCTGGTCCATGAACTCGGCGCGGAGGAATATACCCGCCAGGTGGAGGAGGAATTCGCCCACCTGCTGGAGCAGGGTGTCGAGCCTCCGCTGGCCGAGCTGGAGCGGATCAAGAAGTATTTCCGCGACCCCGACATGCCCGACGCTGGCCAAGACGTGGACCGCTCGGACCCCGATTTCGCGGTCTGGCTCGATCACAACACGCATGCGCACAAGATGCCGGGCTACGTCTCGGCCATCGTCAGCCTGAAGCCGGTCGGCGGCATCCCCGGCGACGCGACCGATGCGCAGATGCGCGTGCTGGCCGACCTCGCGCAGAAGTACTCCTTCGACGAGCTGCGCGTCATGCACACGCAGAACGTCGTCCTGCCGCATGTCAGCAAGGCCGATCTCTACGCATTGTGGCAGGCGCTCAACGAGGCGGGCATGGGCACCCCCAATGCGGACCTGCTGGGCGACATCATCGCCTGCCCCGGTCTCGACTACTGCAGCCTCGCCAATGCCCGCTCGATCCCGATCGCGCAGCGCATCTCCGAACGCTTCGCCGCCAATGGCAAGGAAGCCGCGCTGGGCGAGCTGAAGCTGAAGATTTCGGGCTGCATCAACGCCTGCGGGCACCACCACGCAGGGCACATCGGCATCCTCGGCGTCGACCGCAAAGGCACCGAGAACTACCAGCTGCTGCTCGGCGGATCGGAGGCGGAGGATACCAGCCTCGCCAAGATCACCGGCCCCGGCTTCGACGAGCATGGCATCGTCGACGCGGTCGAGACCGCGGCCGATGTCTACCTGCGCGAACGCGAGGATGGCGAACGCTTCCTCGACACCTACCGCCGGATCGGCATGGCCCCGTTCAAGGAGGCGCTCTATGCCTGA
- a CDS encoding DUF2849 domain-containing protein, with protein MNLITGNDLKTGAVTWWTGDGWSTLIENAVDAGDDAEAIASREEAARRVNVPYVVEAAPGPDGTPRPSHIKERVRALGPTVRPDLTLKPDDPQAIEQVI; from the coding sequence GTGAACCTCATCACCGGCAACGACCTGAAGACCGGCGCGGTCACCTGGTGGACCGGCGATGGCTGGTCCACCTTGATCGAGAACGCGGTCGACGCGGGCGATGACGCAGAGGCCATCGCCTCGCGCGAGGAAGCCGCACGCCGCGTAAACGTGCCCTACGTGGTCGAGGCCGCACCCGGACCCGACGGCACCCCGCGCCCTTCGCATATCAAGGAGCGCGTCCGCGCGCTCGGCCCCACGGTCCGCCCCGACCTCACTCTCAAACCCGATGATCCGCAAGCGATCGAGCAGGTAATCTGA
- the cobA gene encoding uroporphyrinogen-III C-methyltransferase, which translates to MADTGTIYLVGAGPGDPDLLTLRAARLIEGADLIVHDGLVDPAILAMAREGAALISVAKRRSKHTLPQEDINALLVREAKDGRSPVRLKGGDPLIFGRGGEEAEAARAAGLPVEIVPGISAANGAAAAAQIALTHRDASSIVSFVAGQCKGLSDQNWSGLAGKGRTLVIYMGVKTAGDIADKLMADGLSPDMPVAVIENGARPNMRVLRGLLAGLPDLVEHECVTSPALIVIGEVTARTDAQIAARAMEAAQ; encoded by the coding sequence ATGGCAGATACCGGCACAATTTACCTCGTGGGCGCAGGCCCCGGCGACCCCGACCTCCTCACCCTGCGCGCAGCGCGCCTGATCGAGGGGGCGGACCTGATCGTGCACGACGGGCTGGTCGACCCCGCAATTCTGGCGATGGCGCGCGAAGGCGCAGCGTTGATCTCGGTCGCCAAGCGACGCTCGAAGCACACCCTCCCGCAGGAAGACATCAACGCCCTGCTGGTGCGCGAGGCGAAGGACGGACGCTCTCCGGTGCGGCTCAAGGGCGGCGATCCGCTGATCTTCGGGCGCGGCGGTGAAGAAGCCGAGGCGGCTCGCGCCGCTGGCCTGCCCGTAGAGATCGTGCCCGGCATCAGCGCCGCGAACGGCGCGGCGGCGGCGGCACAGATCGCACTGACGCACCGCGACGCCTCCAGCATCGTCAGCTTCGTTGCCGGCCAGTGCAAGGGGCTGAGCGACCAGAATTGGTCCGGCCTTGCCGGCAAGGGCCGCACGCTGGTGATCTACATGGGTGTGAAGACCGCAGGCGACATCGCAGACAAGCTGATGGCGGACGGCCTGTCGCCCGACATGCCAGTCGCGGTGATCGAGAATGGCGCGCGCCCCAACATGCGCGTCCTGCGCGGGCTCCTCGCGGGCCTGCCCGACCTCGTCGAGCACGAATGCGTCACTTCCCCGGCGCTGATCGTGATCGGCGAGGTCACCGCTCGCACCGACGCGCAGATCGCCGCCCGGGCCATGGAGGCAGCGCAGTGA
- a CDS encoding mechanosensitive ion channel domain-containing protein, translating into MMSGVGPTSATEAVLNPGASPSPTPTASADPLQSGEQVILQAVPTDGSTPAATPIPTPSASPTDSVKAADELAQAVGQQSQTVGDVIQSLQGMSIDVGSMTISVWSGIVFIAVTIGVFAFAFFGSKLAHLGLARVTRLDQTRRLLAEKIVTIGVWGMAILIGIDLLGIDLTALTVFSGAFGLAIGFGLQKTFGNLIAGIILLMDKSIKPGDVIAIADQAGVSTFGQIRKIGIRAVSITTRDQKEYLIPNENLMINQVENWSYSSRNVRMQVPVGISYHADIDKAEELMLEAALSCDRVLKSPPPTVWLDGYGDSSVNFIIHVWITDPEAGTGNVKSAVLKKLWHLFQEHEVEIPFPQRDINLRNAEGLDQLIAALQQTRAKSDKPEAKE; encoded by the coding sequence CTGATGTCTGGCGTCGGCCCCACTTCCGCAACCGAAGCGGTTCTCAATCCCGGAGCGAGCCCCAGCCCCACGCCTACGGCCAGCGCCGATCCGCTGCAGTCGGGCGAACAGGTGATCCTGCAAGCAGTGCCCACCGACGGGTCAACCCCTGCCGCCACACCCATCCCCACGCCCTCCGCATCGCCTACCGATTCGGTGAAGGCTGCGGACGAACTTGCCCAAGCGGTCGGCCAACAGAGCCAGACCGTGGGCGACGTCATCCAGTCGCTTCAAGGCATGTCGATCGACGTGGGCTCGATGACGATTTCGGTGTGGTCAGGCATCGTCTTCATCGCCGTGACCATCGGCGTCTTCGCGTTCGCGTTCTTCGGCAGCAAGCTCGCGCATCTCGGGCTGGCGCGCGTCACCCGGCTCGACCAGACCCGCCGCCTGCTGGCGGAGAAGATCGTCACCATCGGTGTGTGGGGCATGGCGATCCTGATAGGGATCGACCTGCTCGGGATAGACCTGACCGCGCTGACCGTGTTCTCCGGCGCATTCGGCCTTGCCATCGGTTTCGGTCTGCAGAAGACCTTCGGCAACCTGATCGCCGGGATCATCCTGCTGATGGACAAGTCGATCAAGCCGGGCGACGTGATCGCGATCGCGGATCAGGCGGGCGTCTCCACCTTCGGCCAGATCCGCAAGATCGGCATTCGCGCGGTCTCGATCACCACCCGCGACCAGAAGGAATACCTGATCCCGAACGAGAACCTGATGATCAATCAGGTCGAAAACTGGTCCTATTCCAGCCGCAACGTGCGGATGCAGGTGCCGGTCGGGATCAGCTACCACGCGGATATCGACAAGGCGGAAGAGCTGATGCTGGAGGCCGCGCTGTCGTGCGACCGGGTGCTGAAATCCCCCCCGCCGACCGTCTGGCTGGACGGGTATGGCGACAGCAGCGTCAATTTCATCATCCACGTATGGATCACCGACCCTGAAGCGGGGACGGGCAACGTGAAGAGCGCGGTGCTCAAGAAGCTGTGGCACCTGTTTCAGGAACACGAGGTCGAGATCCCCTTCCCCCAGCGCGATATCAACCTGCGCAATGCGGAAGGGCTGGACCAGCTGATCGCGGCGCTCCAGCAGACTCGCGCGAAATCCGACAAGCCTGAGGCCAAGGAATAG